A genomic region of Noviherbaspirillum sp. L7-7A contains the following coding sequences:
- the msrB gene encoding peptide-methionine (R)-S-oxide reductase MsrB: MTEKVRKTDAEWRQMLDPMEYQVTRHAATERAFTGRYWDHHEHGVYTCVCCGTPLFESDAKFESGCGWPSYFRPLNPENVTEKIDRTHGMVRTEILCNVCDAHLGHVFPDGPPPTGLRYCINSASLRFDPKPEQGPGR; this comes from the coding sequence ATGACCGAGAAAGTCAGGAAAACCGATGCCGAATGGCGTCAGATGCTGGACCCGATGGAATACCAGGTGACGCGCCACGCGGCCACCGAGCGCGCCTTCACCGGCCGCTACTGGGACCATCATGAGCACGGCGTCTATACCTGCGTCTGCTGCGGCACCCCGCTATTCGAATCCGACGCGAAGTTCGAGTCGGGCTGCGGCTGGCCCAGCTACTTCCGTCCGCTGAACCCGGAGAACGTCACCGAGAAAATCGACCGCACCCACGGCATGGTACGCACGGAAATCCTGTGCAATGTCTGCGATGCCCATCTCGGCCATGTCTTTCCCGACGGCCCGCCGCCCACCGGGCTGCGCTACTGCATCAATTCCGCCTCATTGCGGTTCGATCCAAAACCGGAACAAGGGCCTGGCCGATGA
- a CDS encoding ankyrin repeat domain-containing protein yields the protein MDNMDDAHINATLHSLYWRAGGRRTAGAATMLRRIVDDGSNLHRQRAFPAHFEEILLALLARECIALDAEYRQDLLELACETGYTRLASRLLTSDAALTAENGALCMAIAIQHAHVALLPTLLDAGVSVHGDDSATPVLSHAIAAGNSAAVEFLIASGARPDQQGHALAMAAIHNHTQVLRLCLAQGASQEALDDAFAMALAAQQPEAMATLLEAGASAEAALQQAQQGGDKEALGLIRATLFAQGRYDQLVSQGEMKAAALALQPAVILNKSA from the coding sequence ATGGACAACATGGACGACGCGCATATCAACGCAACCTTGCACAGCCTCTACTGGCGCGCCGGTGGCCGCCGGACAGCCGGCGCCGCAACAATGCTGCGACGCATCGTCGACGATGGCAGCAACCTGCACCGGCAACGCGCATTTCCCGCGCATTTTGAAGAGATCCTTCTGGCATTGCTTGCGAGGGAGTGTATCGCACTGGATGCAGAGTATCGGCAGGACCTGCTGGAACTGGCTTGCGAGACCGGCTACACCAGACTGGCATCGCGCCTGCTGACAAGCGACGCCGCGCTGACTGCCGAGAACGGCGCATTATGCATGGCCATCGCCATCCAGCACGCTCATGTCGCACTGCTGCCAACCTTGCTCGACGCAGGCGTATCCGTGCATGGAGACGACTCTGCGACGCCGGTATTGAGCCACGCGATCGCCGCCGGAAACAGCGCCGCGGTCGAATTCCTGATTGCATCCGGCGCCAGACCGGACCAGCAAGGCCATGCGCTGGCCATGGCCGCGATCCATAACCACACCCAGGTGCTGCGGCTCTGCCTGGCGCAAGGCGCATCCCAGGAAGCGCTGGACGATGCCTTCGCCATGGCGCTGGCCGCGCAACAGCCGGAAGCCATGGCAACCCTGCTGGAAGCAGGCGCAAGCGCCGAGGCAGCATTGCAGCAAGCGCAGCAAGGCGGCGACAAGGAAGCACTAGGACTGATTCGCGCGACTCTGTTTGCGCAGGGCCGCTACGATCAACTGGTATCGCAGGGGGAAATGAAGGCGGCAGCGCTGGCCCTGCAGCCGGCGGTCATCCTCAACAAATCGGCTTGA
- the purL gene encoding phosphoribosylformylglycinamidine synthase translates to MLILPGSNALSAFRTQRLLTQLQGIDAAITGVSARYLHFIDAANTLSSDDEARLGALLTYGEPAVGNEEGDLFVVIPRFGTISPWASKATDIAHNCGMSHIHRIERGVAYRVTVKSGLLGGARRLADGSALPVAAALHDRMTEMVLRSADDAVGLFRELAARPLAFVDVLAGGKAALVTANAELGLAMSDDEIDYLMQAFTEARRNPTDVELMMFAQANSEHCRHKIFNADWTIDGERQDKSLFAMIRNTHQLNPQGTIVAYSDNSSVIEGAEVQRFYPRGAKAGNVYQASEELTHILMKVETHNHPTAISPFPGASTGAGGEIRDEGATGRGAKPKAGLTGFTVSNLMLTHAVQPWENARDVAQPAAARDAHAQGGIYGKPDRIVSPLQIMVDGPLGGAAFNNEFGRPNLGGYFRSYEQNVGGTVYGYHKPIMIAGGIGNIAAQHTKKEELPVGSLLVQLGGPGMRIGMGGSAASSMATGSNTADLDFDSVQRGNPEMERRAQEVINACWAMGGNNPILSIHDVGAGGLSNAFPEITNDARRGAIFDLRRVPLEESGMAPKEIWSNESQERYVLAIAPENLALFQYLCERERCPFAVVGHATEERQLKVIDPQNDNNPVDMPMDVLLGKPPKMHRDVSRVAVELPPVDLTGMVLEEVAERVLRQPTVGDKSFLITIGDRTVGATTVRDQMVGPWQVPVADCAVTTMSFEGYIGEAMAMGERTPLAVIDAPASGRMAVGEAITNIAAAPIAALSDVKLSANWMAACGQPGQDAALFDTVKAVGMELCPALGISIPVGKDSLSMRTTWKEADGQAKAVTSPVSLIVSAFARVTDVRKSLTPQLRTDLGDTALILVDLGAGRNRMGGSVLAQVMQQIGNQAPDVDNPEQLKAFFGAVQRLNDEGRLLAYHDRSDGGLYTTLCEMAFAGRTGVSVNLDILTMEGEHASDWGDSKNWATQVGERRNELTLRALFSEELGAVLQVRAEQKSDAMNVLREFGLGAVGHIIGKTNPRDDIEFTRDAKVIYKQPRMALQKLWSETSWRIARLRDNPACADAEYERINDAADPGITPRVSFDMEQDVAAPFIGTGARPRVAILREQGVNSHIETAYVMHKAGFEAVDVHMSDLIAGRARLADFKGAIAVGGFSYGDVLGAGEGWAKTILFNMQLAEQFSAFFNRDDTFALGICNGCQMMSNLKSIIPGAHAWPKFTRNRSEQFEARFAMVEIDDSPSIFFQGMAGTQAPIAVAHGEGHADFSQTGSLGDALVAMRFVDNKGAHTEAYPYNPNGSPQGITSVTTPDGRFTVLMPHAERVFRTVQQSWHPDGWGEHTPWMRMFRNARVWVG, encoded by the coding sequence ATGCTGATTCTGCCGGGCTCCAATGCCCTGTCCGCCTTTCGCACCCAACGTTTGCTGACCCAGCTCCAAGGCATCGATGCCGCCATTACCGGCGTCTCCGCCCGTTACCTGCATTTCATCGACGCCGCCAATACGCTGTCCAGCGACGATGAGGCGCGGCTTGGCGCATTGCTGACCTATGGCGAGCCGGCCGTCGGCAATGAGGAGGGCGACCTGTTCGTCGTGATTCCGCGTTTCGGCACGATCTCGCCCTGGGCCAGCAAGGCAACCGACATTGCGCACAACTGCGGCATGAGCCATATCCACCGCATCGAGCGCGGCGTGGCTTACCGTGTCACGGTGAAATCCGGCCTGCTGGGCGGCGCGCGCCGCCTGGCCGACGGCAGCGCCCTGCCGGTCGCCGCCGCGCTGCATGACCGCATGACGGAAATGGTGCTGCGCAGCGCCGACGACGCCGTCGGCCTGTTCCGCGAACTGGCCGCCAGGCCGCTGGCCTTTGTCGACGTGCTCGCAGGCGGCAAGGCCGCGCTGGTCACGGCCAATGCCGAGCTGGGCCTGGCGATGTCGGATGACGAGATCGATTACCTGATGCAAGCCTTCACCGAGGCGCGCCGCAATCCGACCGACGTCGAACTGATGATGTTCGCGCAGGCCAACAGCGAACACTGCCGGCACAAGATCTTCAATGCCGACTGGACCATCGACGGCGAGCGCCAGGACAAGTCGCTGTTCGCGATGATCCGCAATACCCACCAGTTGAATCCACAGGGCACCATCGTTGCCTACAGCGACAATTCCTCTGTGATCGAGGGCGCGGAGGTGCAGCGCTTCTATCCGCGTGGCGCAAAGGCCGGCAATGTCTACCAGGCCAGCGAGGAACTGACCCATATCCTGATGAAGGTGGAAACCCACAACCACCCGACGGCCATTTCGCCCTTCCCGGGCGCCTCTACCGGCGCCGGCGGCGAGATCCGCGACGAAGGCGCCACCGGCCGCGGCGCCAAGCCCAAGGCCGGCCTGACCGGCTTCACCGTCTCCAACCTGATGCTGACCCATGCGGTCCAGCCTTGGGAAAACGCGCGCGACGTCGCCCAGCCGGCAGCGGCCCGCGACGCCCATGCGCAGGGCGGCATCTACGGCAAGCCGGACCGCATCGTCTCGCCGCTGCAGATCATGGTCGACGGCCCGCTCGGCGGCGCCGCCTTCAACAATGAGTTCGGACGGCCCAACCTGGGCGGCTATTTCCGCAGCTATGAACAGAACGTCGGCGGCACCGTCTACGGCTATCACAAGCCCATCATGATCGCCGGCGGCATCGGCAACATCGCCGCGCAGCATACGAAGAAGGAAGAGCTGCCGGTCGGCAGCCTGCTGGTGCAGCTGGGCGGTCCCGGCATGCGCATCGGCATGGGCGGCAGCGCCGCGTCCTCGATGGCCACCGGCAGCAATACCGCCGACCTCGATTTCGACTCGGTGCAGCGCGGCAATCCCGAAATGGAGCGGCGCGCGCAGGAAGTCATCAATGCCTGCTGGGCCATGGGCGGCAACAATCCCATCCTGTCGATCCACGACGTCGGCGCCGGCGGCCTGTCCAATGCCTTCCCGGAAATCACCAATGACGCCCGGCGCGGCGCCATCTTCGACCTGCGCCGCGTGCCGCTGGAAGAGAGCGGCATGGCGCCCAAGGAAATCTGGAGCAATGAATCGCAGGAGCGCTACGTGCTGGCGATCGCCCCGGAAAACCTGGCGCTGTTCCAGTACCTGTGCGAGCGCGAACGCTGCCCGTTCGCCGTGGTTGGCCATGCCACCGAGGAACGCCAGCTCAAGGTGATCGATCCGCAGAACGACAACAACCCGGTCGACATGCCGATGGATGTGCTGCTCGGCAAGCCGCCCAAGATGCACCGCGACGTCAGCCGCGTCGCCGTCGAACTGCCGCCGGTCGACCTGACCGGCATGGTGCTGGAGGAAGTCGCCGAGCGCGTGCTGCGCCAGCCCACCGTTGGCGACAAGTCCTTCCTGATCACCATAGGCGACCGCACCGTCGGCGCCACCACCGTGCGCGACCAGATGGTTGGTCCGTGGCAGGTGCCGGTGGCCGACTGCGCGGTCACCACCATGAGCTTTGAAGGTTATATCGGCGAGGCGATGGCGATGGGCGAGCGCACGCCGCTGGCCGTGATCGACGCGCCCGCCTCGGGCCGCATGGCGGTCGGCGAAGCCATTACCAATATCGCCGCCGCGCCGATCGCTGCGCTGTCGGACGTGAAGCTGTCGGCCAACTGGATGGCGGCCTGCGGCCAGCCCGGCCAGGATGCGGCATTGTTCGACACCGTGAAGGCGGTTGGCATGGAGCTGTGCCCGGCGCTGGGGATCAGCATCCCGGTCGGCAAGGATTCGCTGTCCATGCGCACCACCTGGAAGGAAGCCGACGGCCAGGCCAAGGCGGTAACCTCGCCGGTCTCGCTGATCGTGTCGGCCTTTGCCCGCGTGACCGACGTGCGCAAGTCGCTGACGCCGCAGTTGCGTACCGACCTCGGCGACACCGCGCTGATCCTGGTCGACCTCGGCGCCGGCCGCAACCGCATGGGCGGCTCGGTACTGGCCCAGGTGATGCAGCAGATCGGCAACCAGGCGCCCGACGTCGACAATCCGGAGCAGCTGAAGGCCTTCTTCGGCGCGGTGCAGCGCCTCAACGATGAAGGCCGGCTGCTGGCCTACCATGACCGCTCCGACGGCGGCCTGTACACCACGCTGTGCGAGATGGCCTTCGCCGGGCGCACCGGCGTGTCGGTCAACCTCGACATCCTGACCATGGAAGGCGAGCATGCCTCCGACTGGGGCGACTCCAAGAACTGGGCAACCCAGGTCGGCGAGCGCCGCAACGAGCTGACGCTGCGCGCGCTGTTCTCCGAGGAACTGGGCGCGGTGCTGCAGGTGCGCGCCGAGCAGAAGTCCGACGCGATGAATGTGCTGCGCGAGTTCGGCCTGGGCGCGGTCGGCCACATCATCGGCAAGACCAATCCGCGCGACGACATCGAATTCACCCGCGACGCCAAGGTGATCTACAAGCAGCCGCGCATGGCGCTGCAAAAGCTGTGGAGCGAAACCAGCTGGCGCATCGCCCGCCTGCGCGACAACCCGGCCTGCGCCGATGCCGAATACGAGCGCATCAACGACGCTGCCGACCCCGGCATCACGCCCAGGGTCAGCTTCGACATGGAACAGGACGTTGCCGCGCCCTTCATCGGCACCGGCGCCCGGCCACGGGTTGCCATCCTGCGCGAGCAGGGCGTGAACTCCCATATCGAAACCGCCTACGTGATGCACAAGGCCGGCTTCGAAGCCGTGGACGTGCACATGAGCGACCTGATCGCCGGGCGTGCCCGCCTGGCCGACTTCAAGGGCGCGATCGCGGTCGGCGGCTTTTCCTACGGCGACGTGCTGGGCGCGGGCGAGGGCTGGGCGAAGACCATCCTGTTCAACATGCAGCTGGCCGAGCAGTTCTCCGCCTTCTTCAACCGCGACGACACCTTCGCGCTTGGCATCTGCAATGGCTGCCAGATGATGAGCAACCTGAAGTCCATCATCCCCGGCGCCCATGCCTGGCCGAAGTTCACCCGCAACCGTTCAGAGCAGTTCGAGGCGCGTTTTGCGATGGTGGAGATAGACGATTCGCCGTCCATCTTCTTCCAGGGCATGGCCGGCACCCAGGCGCCGATCGCGGTCGCTCATGGCGAAGGCCATGCGGACTTCTCGCAGACCGGCAGCCTCGGCGACGCACTGGTGGCGATGCGCTTCGTCGACAACAAGGGCGCACACACCGAGGCTTATCCGTACAACCCGAACGGCTCGCCGCAGGGCATCACTTCGGTGACCACGCCCGACGGCCGCTTCACGGTGCTGATGCCGCATGCGGAGCGGGTATTCCGCACGGTGCAGCAGTCCTGGCATCCGGATGGCTGGGGCGAGCACACGCCGTGGATGCGCATGTTCCGCAATGCGCGGGTGTGGGTGGGTTAA
- a CDS encoding septation protein A, producing MKFLFDMFPVILFFGVFKWGEGHADAAQAMVGQYLSGLVSGGSVGPEQAPILLATAVAIIATIAQIAYLLIRGRKVDGMLWVSLAIIVVFGGATIYFHNEAFIKWKPTVLYWVFAVVLVGAQLTMGKNLIRLMMKAQIDLPDPVWTRLNLAWAGFFAAMGALNLYIAFNFPTSVWVNFKLFGFMGLMIAFVIAQTMFLSKYIKDPG from the coding sequence ATGAAGTTTCTGTTTGACATGTTCCCGGTCATCCTGTTTTTCGGGGTGTTCAAATGGGGCGAAGGCCATGCCGACGCCGCTCAGGCCATGGTGGGCCAGTATCTGTCCGGCCTAGTCTCAGGCGGAAGCGTCGGGCCGGAACAGGCGCCCATCCTGCTGGCTACCGCGGTGGCCATCATTGCCACCATCGCGCAGATTGCCTACCTGCTGATCCGCGGCCGCAAGGTCGACGGCATGCTGTGGGTATCGCTGGCCATCATCGTGGTCTTTGGCGGCGCCACCATCTACTTCCACAACGAGGCCTTCATCAAGTGGAAGCCGACCGTGCTGTACTGGGTGTTCGCGGTGGTGCTGGTCGGCGCCCAGCTCACCATGGGCAAGAACCTGATCCGCCTGATGATGAAGGCGCAGATCGACCTGCCCGACCCGGTATGGACCAGGCTGAACCTGGCCTGGGCCGGCTTTTTCGCGGCGATGGGCGCGCTCAACCTGTACATCGCATTCAACTTTCCGACCTCGGTCTGGGTGAACTTCAAGCTGTTCGGCTTCATGGGCCTGATGATCGCCTTCGTCATCGCGCAGACCATGTTCCTGTCCAAGTACATCAAGGATCCGGGATGA
- a CDS encoding antitoxin Xre-like helix-turn-helix domain-containing protein, translated as MNAYSLQSPASIAGSQPDPAATLSKAVRNVASLLELRQNSLARILGISAATASRLCAGSYQLSPERGKEWELALLLVRLFRSLDAMLGHGADARTWLNSDNLALASKPLALMESAEGLVRVLHYVDAHRGRI; from the coding sequence ATGAATGCCTATTCTCTTCAGTCCCCGGCGTCGATTGCCGGCTCCCAGCCCGACCCGGCTGCCACCCTCAGCAAGGCGGTACGCAATGTCGCCAGCCTGCTGGAACTGCGACAAAACTCCCTTGCCCGGATACTCGGCATCAGCGCCGCAACGGCATCGCGACTGTGCGCCGGCAGCTATCAGCTCAGTCCTGAACGCGGCAAGGAATGGGAACTGGCGCTGCTGCTGGTAAGACTCTTCCGCTCGCTGGACGCCATGCTGGGCCATGGCGCCGACGCCCGCACCTGGCTCAATTCCGACAACCTGGCACTGGCCAGCAAGCCGCTGGCGCTGATGGAAAGCGCAGAAGGACTGGTTCGCGTGCTGCACTATGTCGATGCCCACCGTGGCCGGATCTGA
- a CDS encoding BolA family protein: protein MSRIDRMTALLQAALAPLECRIDDDSALHAGHAGAASGGGHYRLRLVSSRFEGQSRISRHRLVYDALQEMMQQEIHALAITALTPAEAGAAP, encoded by the coding sequence ATGAGCCGCATCGACCGCATGACTGCCCTGCTGCAGGCGGCGCTGGCGCCGCTGGAGTGCCGGATCGACGATGATTCGGCGCTGCATGCCGGCCATGCCGGCGCCGCTTCCGGCGGTGGACATTACCGGCTTCGTCTCGTATCCTCGCGCTTTGAAGGTCAGTCAAGAATCTCGCGTCACCGGCTGGTGTATGATGCGCTGCAGGAAATGATGCAGCAGGAAATCCATGCGCTTGCCATCACCGCCCTGACACCTGCCGAAGCCGGCGCGGCACCATAG
- a CDS encoding peptidylprolyl isomerase: MTLKPARLLVLLLATAAVPVMAQNLAVVNGKPVPSSRADAMIKQMAAQGQQDSPQLRAMVKEELVNREILMQEADKLGLSSSPEVKNQMEMARQSIVIRALVADYVKKNPVSEADMKAEYDKFKAQAGDKEYHARHILVEKEDDAKAIIAKLKSGAKFEDLAKQSKDTGSAANGGDLDWAPPSAFVKPFSDAMIALQKGQITETPVQTQFGYHVIKLEDSRAAKVPSFDEVKPQIAESLQQQKLQAYQQELKKKAKIQ, from the coding sequence ATGACCTTAAAACCCGCTCGCCTGCTCGTTCTTCTTCTCGCAACCGCCGCTGTGCCCGTGATGGCCCAGAACCTCGCGGTTGTCAATGGCAAGCCGGTGCCTTCGTCCCGCGCGGACGCCATGATCAAGCAGATGGCAGCCCAGGGCCAGCAGGACTCGCCGCAACTGCGCGCGATGGTCAAGGAAGAACTGGTCAACCGCGAAATCCTGATGCAGGAAGCCGACAAGCTGGGCCTGTCGTCCTCGCCGGAAGTGAAGAACCAGATGGAAATGGCCCGCCAGTCCATCGTCATCCGCGCGCTGGTGGCCGATTACGTGAAGAAGAACCCGGTCAGCGAAGCCGACATGAAAGCCGAGTATGACAAGTTCAAGGCCCAGGCCGGCGACAAGGAATACCATGCGCGCCACATCCTGGTGGAAAAGGAAGACGACGCCAAGGCCATCATCGCCAAGCTGAAGTCTGGCGCCAAGTTCGAAGACCTGGCCAAGCAATCCAAGGACACCGGTTCCGCAGCCAATGGCGGCGACCTCGACTGGGCGCCGCCGAGCGCCTTCGTCAAGCCGTTCTCCGACGCGATGATCGCGCTGCAAAAAGGCCAGATCACCGAAACCCCGGTGCAGACCCAGTTCGGCTACCACGTGATCAAGCTGGAAGATTCCCGTGCAGCCAAGGTGCCGTCGTTCGACGAAGTCAAGCCGCAGATCGCCGAGTCGCTGCAGCAGCAGAAGCTCCAGGCTTATCAGCAGGAACTGAAGAAGAAGGCAAAGATCCAGTAA